CGATCTCGTCCCCGACCTCTTCCCAGGTCTTGGCATCCGTGTCAACCGTGTGATCGGCCTGGCGATAGGCCGGTTCCCTCTCCTTCAGTAACTCCGCGATCTTTTTCTGCGGATCAGGGACATTCAACAGCGGCCGTTTCACCTGCCCCTTCACCCTGCGGTAAACCCATTCCGGGCTTGTCCGCAGGTAGATCAGGACGCCGTTTTTCTTCAAGGCGGCGACGTTTTCAGGGTCCAGGACAATCCCACCCCCGCAGTCAACCACAACCCCTTCTTCGCAGACGATTCCGGCAACGACTTCCTTTTCCAGAGCGCGAAAATGCTTCTCCCCTTCGTCACGGAAGATCTCGGCAATGGACTTCCCGGCTTTTTTCTCCACAAGGTCGTCCGTGGACAGGACCCGCCGGTTGAGCTTCTTCCCCAGGTCTTTGCCTGTGAAAGACTTGCCCGACCCCATAAACCCGATCAAAACAATATTCTTTTTCATGGCCCGATTGTAACACAGGGTTCTAAGAAGTGTCAAATTGCGAAAAAAATGGGGAAAACAGGGGAAAACGCGGGGAAACGGCACAGCGACTTACAATTTTTTAGTTCTTTCGATCTTCAATCTTCTCTCTTCTATCCTCAAAAAATAGCATACCCGCTCAAGGCCCAGTTGACGATCCGCTCACCCATGAACAGGCTGATCATGGCG
This sequence is a window from Candidatus Omnitrophota bacterium. Protein-coding genes within it:
- a CDS encoding shikimate kinase, whose amino-acid sequence is MKKNIVLIGFMGSGKSFTGKDLGKKLNRRVLSTDDLVEKKAGKSIAEIFRDEGEKHFRALEKEVVAGIVCEEGVVVDCGGGIVLDPENVAALKKNGVLIYLRTSPEWVYRRVKGQVKRPLLNVPDPQKKIAELLKEREPAYRQADHTVDTDAKTWEEVGDEIVALCKNLRLD